One genomic segment of Xylanivirga thermophila includes these proteins:
- a CDS encoding HlyD family efflux transporter periplasmic adaptor subunit, which translates to MAKGLKIGRRNIKPRFFVFVTIIGICIYWLFGLSSSRPTEYASVEYGSITTENKSHALIVRNEQIHTAPIYGKVLFHVDENQMVKNGDVLATIYKSNYQEEVVYQLYNVQEKIINYQEQNIIDKINDKDLDKVQEDINNIIYDIQENIRDTNMKQMDNKERNVRLLLEQRKEIIDKKGNSDEYLKNLYDEQNKLTEQIKDWKLDIVSPASGLVSFYIDGLEQILNFDSLDEITTESYQELLQYQAPSKDQGQNQNQAKANQPFFRIVDTNKWYIICELPSSPFFYKINDDVSIGFSEIPVKDTNAKIVKLVDGDTQGKLMVLELGNDIQNVINVRNTKVNISKKFEGLKVPKSAIIKYKGKEGVTKLKNGEKKFIEIKIVAYDDKYAIIEHNDQYEKLNVNDQIQLR; encoded by the coding sequence ATGGCCAAAGGTCTTAAAATAGGGAGAAGAAATATTAAACCCCGTTTTTTTGTTTTTGTTACGATTATAGGTATATGCATCTATTGGCTATTTGGTTTATCATCATCTAGACCCACGGAATATGCGTCTGTAGAATATGGAAGTATTACTACTGAAAACAAAAGTCATGCTCTTATAGTTAGGAATGAACAGATACATACTGCACCAATATATGGAAAAGTACTATTCCATGTAGATGAAAATCAAATGGTAAAAAACGGAGATGTATTAGCTACCATATATAAATCAAATTATCAAGAGGAAGTAGTTTATCAATTATATAATGTACAAGAAAAAATTATAAATTATCAGGAACAAAATATTATAGATAAGATAAATGATAAAGATTTAGATAAGGTACAAGAAGATATAAATAATATTATCTATGACATTCAAGAGAATATTAGAGATACTAATATGAAACAAATGGACAACAAAGAAAGAAATGTGAGATTATTATTAGAACAGCGAAAGGAAATAATTGACAAAAAGGGCAATTCAGATGAATATCTAAAAAATTTGTATGATGAACAAAATAAATTGACTGAGCAGATAAAAGACTGGAAACTAGATATAGTATCTCCAGCCTCAGGGTTGGTCAGCTTTTATATCGATGGTTTAGAACAAATATTGAATTTTGATTCTTTAGATGAAATAACAACAGAAAGCTATCAGGAATTGCTACAATATCAGGCTCCATCCAAAGACCAGGGTCAAAATCAGAACCAGGCTAAAGCAAACCAACCTTTTTTTCGCATTGTAGATACTAATAAATGGTATATTATATGTGAATTACCTTCATCCCCCTTTTTTTATAAAATAAATGACGATGTCTCAATAGGCTTTTCAGAGATACCGGTAAAAGATACAAATGCTAAAATAGTAAAACTAGTAGATGGAGACACACAAGGGAAACTTATGGTATTGGAGTTGGGGAATGATATACAAAATGTAATTAATGTAAGAAATACCAAAGTAAATATAAGCAAAAAATTTGAAGGTTTAAAAGTGCCTAAATCAGCTATTATCAAATATAAGGGTAAAGAAGGAGTGACGAAATTAAAAAACGGTGAAAAAAAATTTATAGAAATAAAAATTGTCGCATATGATGATAAATATGCTATAATAGAACATAATGATCAATATGAAAAATTAAATGTCAATGATCAAATACAGCTGCGTTAA
- a CDS encoding ATP-binding protein, whose translation MLFHKKVVGCNAVVIRNLINEMIECIKCWHELEEEEVYEFLLILNELIANGIIHGNNGKCDKALTAIIQELNSNTINICICDEGNGFDYNTIMQSDVDSTDIFTESGRGLKIIKALCDTIKFDCDGNNGNKISISKSIKR comes from the coding sequence ATGCTATTTCATAAAAAGGTTGTAGGTTGTAATGCAGTTGTTATACGTAATTTAATCAATGAAATGATAGAATGTATCAAGTGTTGGCATGAACTAGAGGAAGAAGAAGTCTACGAATTTTTATTAATACTTAACGAATTGATAGCAAATGGCATTATTCATGGGAATAACGGAAAATGTGATAAAGCCTTAACCGCTATTATTCAAGAATTGAATAGTAATACTATTAATATATGCATATGCGACGAAGGTAACGGTTTTGACTATAATACTATTATGCAAAGTGATGTAGATTCTACGGATATATTTACTGAAAGTGGACGAGGGCTTAAAATTATTAAGGCTTTATGTGATACTATTAAATTCGATTGTGATGGTAATAATGGTAATAAGATAAGTATCAGTAAATCTATCAAAAGATAA
- a CDS encoding YggS family pyridoxal phosphate-dependent enzyme: protein MDIKENIISVKDRMARAAIKTGRNLEDITLVAVTKTVIPARIDEAIESGIRHIGENRVQEIRSKYPYIKNRVKWHLIGSLQTNKVKYIIDKVDIIHSLDRLSLAKEIDKRASMNGIVLPVLIQINVSKESTKSGIYIEELDDFLDQIQQFEHIRVKGLMTIAPLLDNAEKTRPYFAKLKEIYEDIKLRQYSNVTMEYLSMGMTNDFEIAIEEGANIVRIGRAIFGER from the coding sequence ATGGACATTAAAGAGAATATTATATCAGTAAAAGATAGAATGGCTAGAGCTGCTATAAAAACAGGAAGAAATTTAGAAGATATTACGCTAGTAGCTGTTACTAAAACGGTAATACCTGCCAGAATAGATGAAGCCATTGAATCTGGTATAAGACATATAGGAGAAAATAGAGTTCAAGAAATCAGAAGTAAATATCCATATATAAAAAATAGAGTAAAATGGCATCTTATTGGTAGTTTACAAACCAATAAGGTAAAATATATAATAGATAAAGTAGATATTATACATTCTTTAGACAGATTGTCATTGGCAAAAGAAATAGATAAAAGGGCATCAATGAATGGTATAGTATTGCCAGTTTTGATACAGATAAATGTATCAAAAGAATCTACAAAATCTGGTATATACATAGAAGAATTGGATGATTTTTTAGACCAAATACAGCAATTTGAGCATATAAGGGTAAAAGGTCTGATGACTATAGCCCCTTTACTGGATAACGCAGAAAAGACACGTCCTTATTTTGCTAAGTTAAAGGAAATATATGAAGACATTAAACTACGCCAATATAGCAATGTAACTATGGAATATCTATCGATGGGTATGACAAATGACTTTGAAATAGCAATAGAAGAAGGTGCAAATATAGTGCGGATTGGTAGAGCTATATTTGGTGAACGATAA